In a single window of the Nicotiana tomentosiformis chromosome 8, ASM39032v3, whole genome shotgun sequence genome:
- the LOC138897705 gene encoding uncharacterized protein, producing MTNGTSDPTQSSSASSTNSRVVFHEDNYTHPSHLLYVHPSDVLGTSLVSTPFDGTCYGSRRRTVLVALSIRNKIDFITGTSGRLPTRSPLATQWQRCNDLVISWLINSLSKEIA from the coding sequence ATGACGAATGGTACTTCTGATCCTACTCAGTCATCCTCTGCATCTTCTACTAATTCACGTGTTGTGTTTCATGAGGACAATTATACCCATCCCAGTCACCTTTTGTATGTTCATCCTTCTGATGTTCTTGGGACTTCTCTTGTCTCCACTCCTTTTGATGGAACCTGCTATGGTAGTAGGAGACGCACTGTTTTAGTCGCTTTGTCCATTAGGAATAAAATTGATTTCATAACTGGGACTTCTGGGAGACTTCCTACTAGGTCACCCTTAGCCACACAGTGGCAGAGATGCAATGATCTCGTAATATCCTGGTTAATAAACTCCTTATCCAAAGAAATTGCTTGA
- the LOC104114218 gene encoding NAC domain-containing protein 92-like yields the protein MEDEVKEETLPPGFRFHPTDEELITYYLVNKISDSTNFTARAIGDVDLNKSEPWDLPGKAKMGEKEWYFFSLRDRKYPTGVRTNRATNTGYWKTTGKDKEIFNSSTSELVGMKKTLVFYRGRAPRGEKTNWVMHEYRIHSKSSYRTHKQDEWVVCRVFQKSAGGKKYPCNNSRSVNMNPYTLEINPSTMSSQIIQADHIQGFQLAMGRGYMNHADAEIQEFNRVFRGGSSSSNMSFPVQSQMNYSNLGGGGGNYFTISGLNLNLGSDATTSQPTLRPMLPPQVMNQQDMMTTEAGYGSDMNNSGNTMNRFMAVENCADNLENYWSPY from the exons aTGGAAGATGAAGTGAAGGAAGAGACTCTACCACCAGGATTTCGTTTTCATCCTACTGATGAAGAGCTTATAACTTATTATCTTGTGAACAAGATTTCTGATTCTACTAATTTTACTGCAAGGGCTATTGGCGATGTCGATCTTAACAAATCTGAGCCTTGGGATCTTCCAG GAAAGGCGAAAATGGGAGAAAAAGAATGGTATTTCTTCAGCCTTCGAGATAGGAAGTATCCAACAGGAGTCAGAACAAATCGAGCAACAAACACTGGATACTGGAAAACTACTGGCAAAGACAAGGAGATCTTCAATAGCTCAACATCAGAATTGGTTGGTATGAAGAAAACATTGGTTTTTTATAGAGGAAGAGCTCCAAGAGGAGAGAAGACCAATTGGGTAATGCATGAATATAGGATCCACTCCAAATCCTCCTATAGAACACACAAG CAAGATGAATGGGTGGTTTGCCGAGTATTCCAAAAAAGTGCAGGAGGCAAAAAGTACCCTTGTAACAATTCAAGGTCAGTTAATATGAACCCCTACACTCTTGAGATCAATCCAAGCACCATGTCCTCACAAATTATTCAAGCTGATCATATTCAAGGCTTCCAATTAGCCATGGGAAGAGGTTACATGAACCATGCagatgcagaaattcaagaattcaaTAGGGTTTTTCGAGGCGGTTCGTCGTCGTCTAACATGAGCTTCCCAGTTCAATCCCAGATGAATTACTCTAAtttaggtggaggaggaggtaaTTATTTCACTATTTCAGGCTTGAACTTAAATCTTGGTAGTGATGCCACCACATCTCAGCCTACTTTAAGGCCAATGCTGCCACCACAAGTCATGAACCAGCAAGATATGATGACAACTGAGGCTGGTTATGGTTCAGATATGAATAATAGTGGAAATACTATGAATAGATTCATGGCCGTCGAGAATTGTGCTGATAATTTGGAGAACTATTGGTCTCCTTATTGA